In Notamacropus eugenii isolate mMacEug1 chromosome 1, mMacEug1.pri_v2, whole genome shotgun sequence, one genomic interval encodes:
- the FOXA1 gene encoding hepatocyte nuclear factor 3-alpha: MMLGTVKMEGHETSDWNSYYAESQEAYSSVPVSNMNSGLGSMNTMNTYMTMNTMTTSGNMTPASFNMSYANPGLGAGLSPGAVAGMPGGSASAMNSMTAAGVTAMGAALSPGGMNAMGAPQAASMNGLGPYTGSMNPCMSPMAYAPSNLSRSRGDAKTFKRSYPHAKPPYSYISLITMAIQQAPSKMLTLSEIYQWIMDLFPYYRQNQQRWQNSIRHSLSFNDCFVKVARSPDKPGKGSYWTLHPDSGNMFENGCYLRRQKRFKCEKQAGAGGGGGGGGGGVGVGKGGPESRKEPPGGSGTSSNSPLHRGVHGKSSQLEGAQASGPAASPQPLDHGGAGATGGAQELKTAVSSSAPPITSGPVALASVPPSHPAHVLTPHESQLHLKGDPHYSFNHPFSINNLMSSSEQQHKLDFKAYEQALQYSPYGAGLPLSSASMAGRSTIEPSALEPSYYQGVYSRPVLNTS, translated from the coding sequence GCCTATTCCTCAGTGCCCGTCAGCAACATGAATTCGGGCCTAGGCTCAATGAACACCATGAATACCTACATGACTATGAACACCATGACCACCAGCGGCAACATGACTCCAGCTTCTTTCAACATGTCCTATGCCAACCCAGGCCTAGGGGCCGGACTAAGCCCAGGTGCAGTGGCTGGAATGCCGGGAGGTTCAGCCAGTGCCATGAACAGCATGACTGCAGCAGGGGTGACCGCCATGGGAGCAGCCCTGAGTCCTGGGGGCATGAATGCCATGGGAGCTCCACAGGCTGCCTCCATGAATGGACTGGGTCCCTACACTGGGTCTATGAACCCCTGCATGAGCCCTATGGCATATGCCCCTTCCAACCTGAGCCGCAGCAGAGGGGACGCCAAAACCTTCAAGCGAAGCTACCCGCATGCCAAGCCCCCCTACTCCTATATTTCCCTCATCACCATGGCCATCCAACAAGCTCCCAGCAAGATGTTGACCCTGAGTGAAATCTACCAGTGGATTATGGACTTATTTCCCTACTACCGACAGAATCAACAGCGCTGGCAGAATTCCATTCGCCATTCGCTCTCGTTCAATGACTGCTTTGTCAAGGTGGCTCGCTCTCCCGACAAGCCCGGCAAGGGCTCTTATTGGACCTTGCACCCGGACTCTGGTAACATGTTCGAGAATGGCTGCTACCTGCGCCGTCAGAAGCGCTTCAAGTGCGAGAAGCAAGCTGGGgcgggaggcggcggcggcggcgggggcggAGGCGTGGGTGTGGGCAAAGGAGGTCCAGAAAGCAGGAAGGAGCCCCCGGGAGGCTCCGGCACGAGCTCCAACTCCCCGTTACATCGCGGGGTGCACGGCAAATCCTCCCAGCTGGAGGGCGCCCAGGCATCAGGTCCTGCGGCCAGCCCCCAGCCTCTGGACCACGGTGGGGCAGGGGCGACAGGGGGCGCCCAGGAGCTAAAGACAGCGGTCTCCTCTTCGGCCCCGCCAATCACCTCTGGGCCCGTGGCGCTAGCCTCCGTGCCCCCCTCCCACCCAGCACACGTCTTGACACCCCACGAGTCCCAGTTGCACCTGAAAGGGGACCCCCACTACTCCTTCAACCATCCCTTCTCTATCAACAACCTTATGTCCTCCTCCGAGCAGCAGCACAAGCTGGACTTCAAGGCCTATGAGCAGGCTCTGCAGTACTCACCCTATGGAGCGGGGCTGCCCCTGAGCAGTGCCTCCATGGCCGGGAGGAGCACCATTGAGCCTTCAGCTCTGGAGCCTTCTTACTATCAAGGTGTGTATTCCAGACCGGTCCTAAATACTTCTTAG